Proteins from a single region of Melanotaenia boesemani isolate fMelBoe1 chromosome 3, fMelBoe1.pri, whole genome shotgun sequence:
- the lrig2 gene encoding leucine-rich repeats and immunoglobulin-like domains protein 2 isoform X2 has product MTRRVHNRISELSMHQLQPYDSLESLDLTSNSISELKVGSFPSMQLKYLNLSNNKISILEPGCFENISSSLLVLRLNRNRLAVLPSKVFKLPQLQILEMKRNKIKIVDSLTFKGMDSLKTLKMQRNGITKLMDGAFFGLNNIEELELEHNNLTEVSKGWLYGLRMLRILRISQNAIGIIGPDSWEFCQKLEELDLSYNHLTRLEETAFIGLGLLESLNLGENSIRHLGEGVFSSLASLRTLDIRNNEISWAIEDSICVFDGMKKLNTLILQRNKIKSITNKAFEGLQELEHLDLSKNGIMSIHPEALSHMKLKIFVLNTSSLLCDCHMQWLGPWLTETQFQQSVSAICAHPASLLGRSVLSISPEEFVCDDFPKPQITTHPETSVVLRGNNVTLSCIASSSSDSTMTPAWRKDGEVLYDAEVQNYARYQEGELIYTTVLHLLNVNFTDEGRYQCVVSNHFGSNYSNRAKLTVNELPSFLKTPMDLTIRAGNMARLECAAEGHPSPQIAWQKDGGTDFPAARERRMHVMPDDDIFFIAHVKTEDMGVYSCTAQNAAGSLSANATLTVLETPSFMRELEDRTVARGETAVLQCIAGGSPAPRLNWTKDDGPLVLTERHFFAAANQLLIIVDAGPADAGKYTCIMSNTLGTVRGHIYLSVSPSPNCDTGPGYDQDGWTTVGIVVIVVVCCVVGTSLVWVIVIYHMRRKSEDYSITNTDEMNLPADIPSYLSSQGTLSEPQEGYSNSEAGSHQQLMPPLSNGYIHKGTDGVCYGDMGSEVETEGNGMLHCRVGSLFTGRSSFHPGESREGLVGVPSGVAGPLLICSDCYDNANIYTRTREYCPYAYLGEDDLLDKTLPGLKEGISQHAQPEDATLESLIRTSHDNRLNCHTPPEHYVNDSLSKSFWSEEGDPSSKHQPGASHLTVTVHRTPPLTSAADEAVEQIEAEANYFPRQCTQDHRSACNRTKTQEHLAPT; this is encoded by the exons ATGACACGGAG AGTCCACAACCGGATCTCAGAGCTTTCGATGCATCAGCTACAACCTTACGATTCCCTGGAGTCACTTGACCTCACATCAAACTCCATCTCTGAGCTCAAAGTTGGATCTTTCCCATCCATGCAGCTGAAATATCT GAATTTAAGTAACAACAAGATCAGCATCCTGGAGCCTGGCTGCTTTGAAAACATCTCCAGCTCGCTGTTGGTGCTGCGGCTTAACAGGAACAGACTAGCTGTGCTGCCATCCAAAGTCTTCAAGCTTCCACAGCTTCAGATCCT TGAAATGAAGCGCAATAAGATCAAGATAGTGGACAGCCTGACATTCAAAGGGATGGACTCACTAAAGACACTGAAGATGCAGCGGAATGGCATTACTAAGCTCATGGATGGGGCCTTTTTTGGGCTGAACAACATTGAAGAACT AGAGCTGGAGCACAACAACCTTACTGAAGTTAGCAAAGGGTGGCTGTATGGTCTGCGCATGCTGCGTATCCTGCGGATAAGCCAGAATGCTATAGGCATCATCGGGCCTGACTCCTGGGAGTTTTGCCAAAAACTGGAGGAACT GGACTTGTCCTATAATCACCTGACTAGACTTGAGGAGACAGCTTTCATAGGATTAGGTCTCCTGGAGAGTTTGAACCTGGGAGAAAACTCCATCAGGCATTTGGGGGAAGGAGTGTTCAGCAGCCTGGCAAGTCTTCGCACCCT AGATATTCGCAATAACGAAATCTCCTGGGCTATCGAAGACTCCATTTGTGTATTTGATGGGATGAAGAAGCTGAACACACT aattcTTCAACGgaacaaaattaaatcaatcACCAATAAAGCGTTTGAGGGCCTTCAGGAGCTGGAGCACCT GGACCTCAGCAAGAATGGTATCATGTCCATACACCCAGAGGCGTTGTCCCATATGAAGCTCAAAATATT TGTCCTGAACACAAGCAGTCTGCTGTGTGATTGTCACATGCAGTGGTTGGGCCCTTGGTTGACAGAAACCCAGTTCCAGCAGTCCGTCTCGGCTATCTGTGCCCATCCTGCCAGTTTACTTGGTCGCAGCGTGCTGTCCATCAGTCCAGAGGAGTTTGTTTGTG ACGATTTCCCCAAGCCTCAGATCACAACTCATCCTGAGACGTCCGTGGTGCTGCGGGGGAACAATGTGACTCTGAGCTGTATCGCATCCAGCAGCAGCGACTCAACGATGACCCCTGCATGGCGGAAGGATGGGGAGGTGCTGTACGATGCAGAAGTGCAGAACTATGCCCGTTATCAAGAGGGAGAGCTCATCTATACCACCGTCCTTCACCTCCTTAATGTCAACTTCACTGATGAGGGGCGTTACCAGTGCGTGGTCTCTAATCACTTTGGCTCTAACTATTCCAACAGGGCCAAACTTACTGTCAATG agctGCCCTCCTTTCTTAAGACTCCCATGGACCTAACAATCCGGGCTGGGAATATGGCCAGGCTGGAGTGTGCTGCGGAAGGTCATCCATCACCTCAGATTGCTTGGCAGAAGGATGGAGGCACAGACTTCCCCGCTGCCCGAGAGCGCAGGATGCATGTGATGCCAGATGATGACATCTTTTTCATTGCTCATGTAAAGACAGAAGACATGGGAGTGTACAGCTGTACAGCTCAAAATGCTGCCGGAAGCCTGTCGGCAAACGCTACTCTCACTGTTCTGG aAACCCCATCCTTTATGAGGGAGCTGGAGGACAGAACAGTGGCCCGTGGTGAAACAGCTGTACTTCAGTGTATAGCTGGAGGCAGCCCCGCACCACGTCTCAATTGGACCAAAGATGACGGACCTCTGGTGCTTACGGAGCGGCATTTTTTTGCTGCAGCCAACCAACTCCTTATCATAGTTGATGCTGGTCCAGCTGATGCTGGGAAATACACCTGCATCATGTCTAATACTCTTGGAACAGTGCGTGGCCACATCTACCTCAGTGTGTCGCCATCACCAAACTGCGATACCGGCCCTGGCTATGACCAGGACGGCTGGACCACTGTGGGCATAGTGGTGATTGTGGTGGTTTGCTGTGTGGTTGGAACTTCGCTGGTCTGGGTCATTGTCATCTATCACATGCGCAGGAAGAGCGAGGACTACAGTATCACCAACACGG ATGAGATGAACTTACCAGCAGATATTCCCAGCTACCTGTCCTCCCAGGGAACTCTATCAGAGCCTCAGGAAGGCTACAGTAACTCTGAGGCTGGAAGCCACCAGCAGCTTATGCCACCCCTCTCCAATGGATACATTCATAAAGGCACAGACG GTGTGTGCTATGGAGACATGGGCAGTGAAGTGGAAACTGAAGGGAACGGCATGCTGCACTGCAGAGTGGGCTCTCTTTTCACTGGACGCAGCAGCTTCCATCCTGGGGAGTCTCGTGAGGGACTAGTCGGGGTCCCCTCAG GTGTTGCAGGTCCTCTGTTAATCTGCTCTGACTGCTACGACAATGCCAACATCTACACTCGTACAAGGGAGTATTGCCCCTATGCCTACCTGGGGGAGGATGATCTGCTGGACAAGACTCTACCTGGCCTAAAAGAGGGCATCAGTCAGCATGCTCAGCCAGAGGACGCAACTCTAGAGAGCCTCATAAGGACCTCTCATGACAATCGGCTGAATTGCCACACTCCCCCAGAGCACTACGTCAATG attccCTTAGCAAATCGTTCTGGAGTGAAGAAGGAGATCCATCCTCGAAGCATCAACCAGGAGCGTCCCACCTCACAGTGACTGTACACAGGACACCTCCTTTAACCTCTGCTGCTGATGAggcagtggaacagattgaagCTGAGGCTAACTATTTCCCACGCCAATGCACCCAGGACCACAGAAGTGCCTGTAATAGGACTAAGACACAGGAGCATCTGGCTCCCACATAG
- the padi2 gene encoding protein-arginine deiminase type-2 isoform X1 produces MCPAHCGGTAAMIHPRTLRVDFNKTTSVLCVVGSELNVNLNRSAPPNSKFFSVKCTPSVQYTITPPPQETSHLSPIPLKGNSVLLISMSHASQHENDSKLSVRYYGENKDSLGIAVLHLTAVEISLDVDADRDGIVEKNNPNKGSWEWGSNGHGAVLLVNCDSERTYLKKPDSQEDYISKVSDLKDMSLMVLRTRGPARLPDGYKLTMHVSQGDAESIRVFRPGTPSLLNNTLRKLYSVFVKDYPLVLSSEVLSQEVPYLGGTAEMNFYVEGLRFPDKDFDGLISINLSLLEPISAGLPETPIFTDKVVFRVAPWIMTPNTLQPVEVFVCSTSDNYQFLKGMRNLVAKSGYKLKICHEYVNRGDRWMQDELEFGYIDSPHHWFPVVLDSPRDGDLLDFPYEELLGPDFGYVTRVAERKDVTGLDSFGNLEVSPPVTVNGKNFPLGRIIIGVAFPTATKGRNMTKVVQDFLWAQKVQEPIALFSDWLLVGHVDEFMTFVPAPDRKGFRLLLASPDAVYKLFRGLQNDGHGQAKLFEGLIDEEPVTVEEILNDEELQAENNYVQSCIDWNRDVLKRELGLDDDDIIDLPILFKLVAEEEDEYRAVAYYPDMVNMIVLGNNLGIPKPFGPKVNGRCVLEAEMCSLMEGLGLCCTFIDDFASYHKLLGEVHCGSNVRREPFDFKWWNLEF; encoded by the exons ATGTGTCCCGCACATTGTGGGGGGACTGCAGCCATGATTCACCCGCGGACTCTCAGagttgattttaataaaacGACAAGCGTCTTGTGCGTAGTCGGCTCGGAGCTTAACGTAAACCTGAACAG GAGTGCCCCTCCCAACTCCAAGTTCTTCTCAGTGAAATGTACTCCCAGTGTTCAGTACACCATAACTCCACCACCTCAAGAGACATCCCATCTCTCTCCCATCCCTCTTAAGGGAAACTCAGTCCTACTAATCAGCATGAGTCACGCCAGTCAACATGAAAATGATAGCAAG CTGTCTGTTCGCTACTATGGAGAGAACAAAGACTCCTTGGGGATAGCAGTCCTGCACCTGACAGCTGTTG AGATCTCTCTGGATGTGGACGCTGACAGAGATGGCATTGTGGAGAAAAACAACCCCAATAAG GGATCTTGGGAATGGGGTTCCAATGGGCATGGAGCCGTCCTTTTGGTTAACTGTGACTCAGAGAGGACCTATCTGAAGAAACCAGACAGTCAGGAAGACTACATCTCCAAAGTGTCTG ATCTTAAGGACATGTCACTTATGGTGCTTCGGACCAGAGGCCCTGCACGACTCCCAGATGGCTACAAACTCACCATGCACGTCTCTCAGGGAGATGCAGAAAGCATTCGAGTCTTCAGACCTGGAACCCCTAGTCTGTTGAATAATACCCTGC GGAAACTCTACAGTGTCTTTGTGAAGGACTATCCACTGGTGCTGAGCAGTGAGGTTCTGTCCCAGGAAGTGCCTTACCTTGGAGGCACAGCAGAGATGAACTTTTATGTGGAGGGCCTCAGGTTTCCTGACAAAGACTTTGATGGACTCATCAGCATCAACCTCAGCCTGTTAGAACCCATCTCTGCT GGCCTTCCTGAGACGCCCATTTTCACAGACAAAGTTGTCTTCAGAGTGGCTCCATGGATCATGACACCCAACACCCTCCAGCCTGTGGAGGTGTTTGTCTGCAG TACTTCTGATAACTACCAGTTCCTGAAAGGAATGAGGAACCTCGTTGCGAAGAGTGGGTACAAACTGAAGATATGCCACGAGTATGTGAACAGAGGAGACCGTTGGATGCAG GATGAACTGGAATTTGGATACATTGATTCTCCCCATCACTGGTTTCCTGTTGTTCTGGATTCCCCAAGAGATGGAGATCTTCTAGATTTTCCATATGAGGAGCTACTG GGCCCTGACTTTGGCTATGTGACAAGGGTTGCAGAGAGGAAAGATGTGACCGGTTTGGACTCATTCGGTAATCTGGAGGTCAGTCCTCCTGTCACTGTAAATGGCAAAAATTTCCCTCTGGGCAGAATCATCATCGGGGTGGCTTTCCCCAC gGCAACTAAAGGTCGAAACATGACCAAAGTAGTTCAAGACTTCCTGTGGGCTCAGAAGGTTCAGGAGCCCATTGCCTTATTTTCTGACTGGCTCCTCGTTGGCCACGTAGATGAATTCATGACTTTTGTTCCTGCACCAGACAGAAAG GGTTTCCGTCTGCTGCTGGCCAGCCCAGACGCAGTCTACAAACTATTCAGAGGCTTACAGAATGATGGACATGGACAAGCCAAACTGTTTGAGG GTCTGATAGATGAAGAACCAGTGACAGTGGAGGAGATACTAAATGATGAAGAACTCCAGGCTGAGAATAACTATGTGCAG AGCTGCATCGACTGGAACAGGGATGTACTAAAGAGGGAGCTTGGACTAGACGATGATGACATCATTGACCTGCCAATCCTCTTCAAGTTGGTAGCGGAGGAGGAAGACGAGTACAGAGCAGTGGCTTACTACCCTGACATG GTGAACATGATTGTCTTGGGGAACAACCTCGGCATCCCGAAGCCATTTGGCCCAAAGGTGAATGGACGGTGTGTCCTTGAGGCTGAGATGTGTTCCCTGATGGAGGGTCTGGGCCTCTGCTGTACATTCATTGATGACTTTGCCTCCTACCACAAACTGCTAGGAGAGGTGCACTGTGGCTCCAACGTCCGCAGGGAACCGTTCGACTTCAAGTGGTGGAATCTGGAGTTTTGA
- the lrig2 gene encoding leucine-rich repeats and immunoglobulin-like domains protein 2 isoform X1, producing the protein MAEGWPIPPALVVMLLSLSAWASDACPRVCSCSKGQDEVHILDCNRKRLVTAPLDIPDGVSQVTMNHNELTVFPVLGDASSNITSLSLVHNRISELSMHQLQPYDSLESLDLTSNSISELKVGSFPSMQLKYLNLSNNKISILEPGCFENISSSLLVLRLNRNRLAVLPSKVFKLPQLQILEMKRNKIKIVDSLTFKGMDSLKTLKMQRNGITKLMDGAFFGLNNIEELELEHNNLTEVSKGWLYGLRMLRILRISQNAIGIIGPDSWEFCQKLEELDLSYNHLTRLEETAFIGLGLLESLNLGENSIRHLGEGVFSSLASLRTLDIRNNEISWAIEDSICVFDGMKKLNTLILQRNKIKSITNKAFEGLQELEHLDLSKNGIMSIHPEALSHMKLKIFVLNTSSLLCDCHMQWLGPWLTETQFQQSVSAICAHPASLLGRSVLSISPEEFVCDDFPKPQITTHPETSVVLRGNNVTLSCIASSSSDSTMTPAWRKDGEVLYDAEVQNYARYQEGELIYTTVLHLLNVNFTDEGRYQCVVSNHFGSNYSNRAKLTVNELPSFLKTPMDLTIRAGNMARLECAAEGHPSPQIAWQKDGGTDFPAARERRMHVMPDDDIFFIAHVKTEDMGVYSCTAQNAAGSLSANATLTVLETPSFMRELEDRTVARGETAVLQCIAGGSPAPRLNWTKDDGPLVLTERHFFAAANQLLIIVDAGPADAGKYTCIMSNTLGTVRGHIYLSVSPSPNCDTGPGYDQDGWTTVGIVVIVVVCCVVGTSLVWVIVIYHMRRKSEDYSITNTDEMNLPADIPSYLSSQGTLSEPQEGYSNSEAGSHQQLMPPLSNGYIHKGTDGVCYGDMGSEVETEGNGMLHCRVGSLFTGRSSFHPGESREGLVGVPSGVAGPLLICSDCYDNANIYTRTREYCPYAYLGEDDLLDKTLPGLKEGISQHAQPEDATLESLIRTSHDNRLNCHTPPEHYVNDSLSKSFWSEEGDPSSKHQPGASHLTVTVHRTPPLTSAADEAVEQIEAEANYFPRQCTQDHRSACNRTKTQEHLAPT; encoded by the exons ATGGCGGAAGGTTGGCCCATTCCTCCAGCTCTTGTCGTCATGCTGCTGAGTTTGAGTGCCTGGGCCAGTGACGCTTGTCCCCGTGTGTGCTCCTGTTCGAAAGGACAAGATGAGGTCCATATTTTGGATTGCAATAGGAAGAGGCTAGTTACTGCTCCACTGGACATCCCAGATGGGGTATCTCAAGT CACCATGAATCACAATGAGCTGACTGTATTTCCTGTTCTCGGAGATGCTTCTTCCAACATCACATCACTCTCACT AGTCCACAACCGGATCTCAGAGCTTTCGATGCATCAGCTACAACCTTACGATTCCCTGGAGTCACTTGACCTCACATCAAACTCCATCTCTGAGCTCAAAGTTGGATCTTTCCCATCCATGCAGCTGAAATATCT GAATTTAAGTAACAACAAGATCAGCATCCTGGAGCCTGGCTGCTTTGAAAACATCTCCAGCTCGCTGTTGGTGCTGCGGCTTAACAGGAACAGACTAGCTGTGCTGCCATCCAAAGTCTTCAAGCTTCCACAGCTTCAGATCCT TGAAATGAAGCGCAATAAGATCAAGATAGTGGACAGCCTGACATTCAAAGGGATGGACTCACTAAAGACACTGAAGATGCAGCGGAATGGCATTACTAAGCTCATGGATGGGGCCTTTTTTGGGCTGAACAACATTGAAGAACT AGAGCTGGAGCACAACAACCTTACTGAAGTTAGCAAAGGGTGGCTGTATGGTCTGCGCATGCTGCGTATCCTGCGGATAAGCCAGAATGCTATAGGCATCATCGGGCCTGACTCCTGGGAGTTTTGCCAAAAACTGGAGGAACT GGACTTGTCCTATAATCACCTGACTAGACTTGAGGAGACAGCTTTCATAGGATTAGGTCTCCTGGAGAGTTTGAACCTGGGAGAAAACTCCATCAGGCATTTGGGGGAAGGAGTGTTCAGCAGCCTGGCAAGTCTTCGCACCCT AGATATTCGCAATAACGAAATCTCCTGGGCTATCGAAGACTCCATTTGTGTATTTGATGGGATGAAGAAGCTGAACACACT aattcTTCAACGgaacaaaattaaatcaatcACCAATAAAGCGTTTGAGGGCCTTCAGGAGCTGGAGCACCT GGACCTCAGCAAGAATGGTATCATGTCCATACACCCAGAGGCGTTGTCCCATATGAAGCTCAAAATATT TGTCCTGAACACAAGCAGTCTGCTGTGTGATTGTCACATGCAGTGGTTGGGCCCTTGGTTGACAGAAACCCAGTTCCAGCAGTCCGTCTCGGCTATCTGTGCCCATCCTGCCAGTTTACTTGGTCGCAGCGTGCTGTCCATCAGTCCAGAGGAGTTTGTTTGTG ACGATTTCCCCAAGCCTCAGATCACAACTCATCCTGAGACGTCCGTGGTGCTGCGGGGGAACAATGTGACTCTGAGCTGTATCGCATCCAGCAGCAGCGACTCAACGATGACCCCTGCATGGCGGAAGGATGGGGAGGTGCTGTACGATGCAGAAGTGCAGAACTATGCCCGTTATCAAGAGGGAGAGCTCATCTATACCACCGTCCTTCACCTCCTTAATGTCAACTTCACTGATGAGGGGCGTTACCAGTGCGTGGTCTCTAATCACTTTGGCTCTAACTATTCCAACAGGGCCAAACTTACTGTCAATG agctGCCCTCCTTTCTTAAGACTCCCATGGACCTAACAATCCGGGCTGGGAATATGGCCAGGCTGGAGTGTGCTGCGGAAGGTCATCCATCACCTCAGATTGCTTGGCAGAAGGATGGAGGCACAGACTTCCCCGCTGCCCGAGAGCGCAGGATGCATGTGATGCCAGATGATGACATCTTTTTCATTGCTCATGTAAAGACAGAAGACATGGGAGTGTACAGCTGTACAGCTCAAAATGCTGCCGGAAGCCTGTCGGCAAACGCTACTCTCACTGTTCTGG aAACCCCATCCTTTATGAGGGAGCTGGAGGACAGAACAGTGGCCCGTGGTGAAACAGCTGTACTTCAGTGTATAGCTGGAGGCAGCCCCGCACCACGTCTCAATTGGACCAAAGATGACGGACCTCTGGTGCTTACGGAGCGGCATTTTTTTGCTGCAGCCAACCAACTCCTTATCATAGTTGATGCTGGTCCAGCTGATGCTGGGAAATACACCTGCATCATGTCTAATACTCTTGGAACAGTGCGTGGCCACATCTACCTCAGTGTGTCGCCATCACCAAACTGCGATACCGGCCCTGGCTATGACCAGGACGGCTGGACCACTGTGGGCATAGTGGTGATTGTGGTGGTTTGCTGTGTGGTTGGAACTTCGCTGGTCTGGGTCATTGTCATCTATCACATGCGCAGGAAGAGCGAGGACTACAGTATCACCAACACGG ATGAGATGAACTTACCAGCAGATATTCCCAGCTACCTGTCCTCCCAGGGAACTCTATCAGAGCCTCAGGAAGGCTACAGTAACTCTGAGGCTGGAAGCCACCAGCAGCTTATGCCACCCCTCTCCAATGGATACATTCATAAAGGCACAGACG GTGTGTGCTATGGAGACATGGGCAGTGAAGTGGAAACTGAAGGGAACGGCATGCTGCACTGCAGAGTGGGCTCTCTTTTCACTGGACGCAGCAGCTTCCATCCTGGGGAGTCTCGTGAGGGACTAGTCGGGGTCCCCTCAG GTGTTGCAGGTCCTCTGTTAATCTGCTCTGACTGCTACGACAATGCCAACATCTACACTCGTACAAGGGAGTATTGCCCCTATGCCTACCTGGGGGAGGATGATCTGCTGGACAAGACTCTACCTGGCCTAAAAGAGGGCATCAGTCAGCATGCTCAGCCAGAGGACGCAACTCTAGAGAGCCTCATAAGGACCTCTCATGACAATCGGCTGAATTGCCACACTCCCCCAGAGCACTACGTCAATG attccCTTAGCAAATCGTTCTGGAGTGAAGAAGGAGATCCATCCTCGAAGCATCAACCAGGAGCGTCCCACCTCACAGTGACTGTACACAGGACACCTCCTTTAACCTCTGCTGCTGATGAggcagtggaacagattgaagCTGAGGCTAACTATTTCCCACGCCAATGCACCCAGGACCACAGAAGTGCCTGTAATAGGACTAAGACACAGGAGCATCTGGCTCCCACATAG
- the padi2 gene encoding protein-arginine deiminase type-2 isoform X2: protein MCPAHCGGTAAMIHPRTLRVDFNKTTSVLCVVGSELNVNLNRSAPPNSKFFSVKCTPSVQYTITPPPQETSHLSPIPLKGNSVLLISMSHASQHENDSKLSVRYYGENKDSLGIAVLHLTAVEISLDVDADRDGIVEKNNPNKGSWEWGSNGHGAVLLVNCDSERTYLKKPDSQEDYISKVSDLKDMSLMVLRTRGPARLPDGYKLTMHVSQGDAESIRVFRPGTPSLLNNTLRKLYSVFVKDYPLVLSSEVLSQEVPYLGGTAEMNFYVEGLRFPDKDFDGLISINLSLLEPISAGLPETPIFTDKVVFRVAPWIMTPNTLQPVEVFVCSTSDNYQFLKGMRNLVAKSGYKLKICHEYVNRGDRWMQDELEFGYIDSPHHWFPVVLDSPRDGDLLDFPYEELLGPDFGYVTRVAERKDVTGLDSFGNLEVSPPVTVNGKNFPLGRIIIGVAFPTATKGRNMTKVVQDFLWAQKVQEPIALFSDWLLVGHVDEFMTFVPAPDRKGFRLLLASPDAVYKLFRGLQNDGHGQAKLFEGLIDEEPVTVEEILNDEELQAENNYVQVSRTVINSLISTMGHAQTSSTL, encoded by the exons ATGTGTCCCGCACATTGTGGGGGGACTGCAGCCATGATTCACCCGCGGACTCTCAGagttgattttaataaaacGACAAGCGTCTTGTGCGTAGTCGGCTCGGAGCTTAACGTAAACCTGAACAG GAGTGCCCCTCCCAACTCCAAGTTCTTCTCAGTGAAATGTACTCCCAGTGTTCAGTACACCATAACTCCACCACCTCAAGAGACATCCCATCTCTCTCCCATCCCTCTTAAGGGAAACTCAGTCCTACTAATCAGCATGAGTCACGCCAGTCAACATGAAAATGATAGCAAG CTGTCTGTTCGCTACTATGGAGAGAACAAAGACTCCTTGGGGATAGCAGTCCTGCACCTGACAGCTGTTG AGATCTCTCTGGATGTGGACGCTGACAGAGATGGCATTGTGGAGAAAAACAACCCCAATAAG GGATCTTGGGAATGGGGTTCCAATGGGCATGGAGCCGTCCTTTTGGTTAACTGTGACTCAGAGAGGACCTATCTGAAGAAACCAGACAGTCAGGAAGACTACATCTCCAAAGTGTCTG ATCTTAAGGACATGTCACTTATGGTGCTTCGGACCAGAGGCCCTGCACGACTCCCAGATGGCTACAAACTCACCATGCACGTCTCTCAGGGAGATGCAGAAAGCATTCGAGTCTTCAGACCTGGAACCCCTAGTCTGTTGAATAATACCCTGC GGAAACTCTACAGTGTCTTTGTGAAGGACTATCCACTGGTGCTGAGCAGTGAGGTTCTGTCCCAGGAAGTGCCTTACCTTGGAGGCACAGCAGAGATGAACTTTTATGTGGAGGGCCTCAGGTTTCCTGACAAAGACTTTGATGGACTCATCAGCATCAACCTCAGCCTGTTAGAACCCATCTCTGCT GGCCTTCCTGAGACGCCCATTTTCACAGACAAAGTTGTCTTCAGAGTGGCTCCATGGATCATGACACCCAACACCCTCCAGCCTGTGGAGGTGTTTGTCTGCAG TACTTCTGATAACTACCAGTTCCTGAAAGGAATGAGGAACCTCGTTGCGAAGAGTGGGTACAAACTGAAGATATGCCACGAGTATGTGAACAGAGGAGACCGTTGGATGCAG GATGAACTGGAATTTGGATACATTGATTCTCCCCATCACTGGTTTCCTGTTGTTCTGGATTCCCCAAGAGATGGAGATCTTCTAGATTTTCCATATGAGGAGCTACTG GGCCCTGACTTTGGCTATGTGACAAGGGTTGCAGAGAGGAAAGATGTGACCGGTTTGGACTCATTCGGTAATCTGGAGGTCAGTCCTCCTGTCACTGTAAATGGCAAAAATTTCCCTCTGGGCAGAATCATCATCGGGGTGGCTTTCCCCAC gGCAACTAAAGGTCGAAACATGACCAAAGTAGTTCAAGACTTCCTGTGGGCTCAGAAGGTTCAGGAGCCCATTGCCTTATTTTCTGACTGGCTCCTCGTTGGCCACGTAGATGAATTCATGACTTTTGTTCCTGCACCAGACAGAAAG GGTTTCCGTCTGCTGCTGGCCAGCCCAGACGCAGTCTACAAACTATTCAGAGGCTTACAGAATGATGGACATGGACAAGCCAAACTGTTTGAGG GTCTGATAGATGAAGAACCAGTGACAGTGGAGGAGATACTAAATGATGAAGAACTCCAGGCTGAGAATAACTATGTGCAGGTAAGCAGGACTGTCATCAAC TCTCTAATTTCAACTATGGGACATGCTCAAACAAGTTCCACTCTATAG